The following DNA comes from Plodia interpunctella isolate USDA-ARS_2022_Savannah chromosome 1, ilPloInte3.2, whole genome shotgun sequence.
GACTAATAATCTGTGGTTTCGCCGTAGAACAGGATCACCCCATGTCCTTTCTGATGTAGTACGCAGCGAATAAGAAAACAAGTCTTGGCAATTtgacaatagcattcccaagtaAGATTACGGTAAGGTTGTGAAATTgcgaaaaaaattgtttaaaatttttaaggtttatatttatatctgtacCGAGCTTCGCTGCATCACAGCCTTGAACGGAACACGATCACAGTTCCTACAagcaaattgaaataatattcctCATAGGAAATAGTTCTCTACTGCGGAAGGTTGATCGGCACGAACCCGGACATGTTCCGCGGCATACTGAAGATCCGCGTGGGCTGGGTGCTGGAGGCCATCAGGATCTACCTGGAGCTGTTCCCGGAGGAGAAACGACCTGATGCTACCCTCGAGAGCCTCTCGCCGTACAAGTTGAGGACGTTGCTCATCCGGGTGCTCACCGTCTCCGACTGGGCTGACGAGAAGGGGTAAGTATCTTTccttttattgttatctttCCAGGCATAGTATGCAACATTGCAAAATAAAGCTTGaagatataacaaataaaaccggtcaagtgcgagttgacTCGCGTGAAGACGGTTGCATACAATTTAAAGAATTCTTATACAAGCAATGAATAGTtcatttcgtatttttttcaaaataacgCCATCTTTCCAATTTTTATCGGATTCATTAATAAGTAATGGAAAATTCGTTATAGTATAAATAGAAGGGTGAGTCGAGTCGAGGTGAGTAGAATAAATAGTGAGGGTGGTAAATATCAACGCTGTTGCACTAGTTTTGGGCAGATTTatacatgtacagtcaacagcacatcaacctacccaaatttattgcaaaatcgccgctattgccgcgccatagaggttcatgcgaGGTAACTTGaggtgctgttgactgtactagcAGAAAGGCATTTCTAGAAACTGTATGTAAATCGAATATTTATTCGATTAAATAAAGCACTTTCTATTAGAACAGTCTGTTATTGTCAAATTAGATTGCTTTAGAAAGCAACCTTCTTAATAACCGTTtctaataaatgtttgtaattcTTCCCCAGACTGACTCCGATGCAACGAAGACAGCTAGAGGGCTGCCTCTGCAGGGTGCCCAAACATTTCTACATACAAGTCTGGGATATACTGCTGCGAACGCCGAAGGGCATCATAGTACATGTGAGTCACATTTTAGTCAATTTAAAGACTATAATTTGTTACTATAAATCTTCACTGTAACAAACAGTTCAATTAGTAAactatgttataatttttatctcatAACAAGATACAAGACTCGGCGCGTagtcattattatattgaatgtGTTATTGATAAACTGTTACTGGGTCccattgaaattattttctttgttgtttatttaattcatagcAGGTgtggtataaataaatcattatgtaTTCAGAAGAACGATTTCTTCTTAATCAGTTCTCAAATGAACACTTGTGCCATATAGCAACTCGCCCCGGTTTCACACGTTAACCACCTTCCTTGAGACATCAAGAAATTAAGACTTATACAGTATCCGAAAATTGAGAGAGATTTAGGAGTTAAATGCCTaatacatactcgtatatatgtTGCCAACGCAAAtgcgtaatttgtattatgAGTTTTTTATATCGctagtaaaataatgtatgtcGAAACCGGCAAAGTTTGTTATCGTCTGTCGCAGGGCCATTCGATCCCGGCGGAGCCGACGCTGGTGAACATGTCCCGCTCGGAGCTGTCGTTCGCGCTGCTGGTGGAGGAGGCGCTGGTGCGCATCGCGCGGCCGGCGCGGCGTCAGCTGAGCGTGGAGCTGCTGTGTGTGCTGGCCACCATCCTGCGCCGCAACCCCGAGCTCACGCTGCAGCTGCCGCTCGATCTCGACCGCTTGCTCGACGACGCACATGAAACCTACGCTAAGGTCACTTTGTTATCAAAGTCTaccctctctctctcatttgagcgtatTAGGTCAGAATACAGCGGAATACAGTGGGAGCAGAGGGTCctctttcctactttttcgtcagCATCCCTAATTGTTAGACCATTGTGGCGCGCAAATTATCCTTCGCTAAAAAGCTATTCGCTAAGATTGCCATATTGTCAGATTGAAACACCGGACTAACGACTTGTCATATTGTTTTATAGGACAGCGGGTTAGCGGTAGGGTCGGAGGCGCTGGGGTCGGCGGCGCCGGGCGTGACGGTGGGCTACCTGGCGCGGGCGGTGGTCAACAGCGTGCTGCAGGCCGCCGCCGCCACCGACCTCGTCACCACCGCGCACCCCTCCTGCCTCGTCTCTTAACTCCATACGTCTATAGGGTATGTTGTATACCTATTGCTTGTTGCTTTTGATAGTTTAtaacgtttttaaaatatctgttaTGAAGTATTGAAGAAAATGAGAAGTATCTGTCTTAGCAAAGAAAAAACGACCTAATTAAGAATTTATATGATTTCCGTGGTGAtaaacgaatttattttttatcaaagagCATAGGCATAGGAGGTATTTGTTGCCTCTATATTGCATCGAGTTCCcaacattacaaatttatattttgtctctcTTCGAAGTGTATTgaaatcatgttttttttcgTTAGTATTGATTGACTCCTTGCATAGATATCAAATTTTacgttatttttatgaataaatatttaaaggacTTGTAATATTCTGTATTATatctaagaaaaataatttgtattgcaaatatttgtttaaagtaGAAAAATTTATAGGCATTCCAAGTAGATTTGAattatttcagataaaatatgtgttgaaactatttaataaagtgTGCCATAAGACCGCAAATTATGGTCATGTACTTcatataattgttatattacattGTTATGGTTAagcaaaactttatttttacaaaaataaaataaatttaaaaagtataggTTGTTTAAATTAGTAAACCCTTGAATTTTCCTCTCGAATATTGATTACATATTAAGTAAACTAAATTCTCagggatttttaattaaagcttGTAAATGCAAAATGCTAACTACCTATTGTCGCTAGATGACACAATTATGAAAAATCATGTAAGATTCTTTCAGGTGATTAATacatttgaaagaaaaataagacaAAAAGAAAGACTGGGTATTagagtttattttacaaaacaatcgCACATTAACACAAGACCTGGCTGTCACACAAACCTGACTTTGTTCATATCATACCATTCACAGCACTCATTtaactacttaaataaattattattggcAGTATTGCTACTATAGtccattgtatattttgttatttggtGCCTGCTTAAGTATTTTCCGCAATGCTgaaaaaaaagcaataatattttattacaacccaagtaaaaattgttaataatggAATTCGAATATTGGCAGGAATATTTcatgcaaatataaaataatgactatagcaataatttttaataggcAGTATTACAAATACAGATGAATCAGTTGCAAAATATTGCCGTCTATTATTCAactataaatactaaatagaTGGATTTTGAGTGGCCATTCTGACAGCacggtttattttttattccgaaattccacTCCACTATCGAAGTGGAGTCCCAGGGTGACAATTCTCCTATAGATAAGTGTTGTATGCTATAGTGTAACAGTGGTAGTTCTTATTGCGTATCGATAAGAGCTACTATTGAAAAGCAGTCTTGGCTTAAAGTTTTGTAGACATCCAGGgattaattgttaaataattttcgacTATtgtaaaaagtgaaaatatataggtCAATATAGTAAACTTTTGCATTATTACCTTCCTTCTCTTCATCAGTGAAGTCCTGCTTGGGGAAATCGATGTCAAACGTGACATACAAATTGCCGTGGAGGTTATTGTTCTCAAAGTTGGGCATGCCCTCGCCCTTCTTGCGCACGCGCGCGCCCGCCCACGTCACCTTGTCCCGGGACACCGCCACCGTGTGTCCGTCCAGGTGCTGCAGCTCCAGGGTGAACCCAGTCAGGGCATcctgtaacaaaattaacatttttttgtgtatatgtcacaatttttatctataaacaATTTCTTCTTCTCAGCATATTTGTGTTACTTGCATAGATTTTCAAATCAATCTATGTGCGGCGACCCTGGTCCGGGTCGGCCCTGCTGTGTTTCGTTTGATTTCATTGGGCATCTTAGCCATGAAAACAACTAATTTACTAATGGGAATGTACCTACGTGAAATGTGTACAAACTTCAAATGTGTAATGTAATATGATAATGGTAGTGAAATTATTTCTGTTTATTAGATGATTTGGATCAGTTATTTGCCAATCATCTTCTTCTCTTCAAAGttgtatttcctcatggctgagagtcgtgATTAATACATAGAATGAAaaacacaactttcttggcacttgAGTAGTGTGCAAtttccttctccatttcacacacaaggtCCTCAAGATCATCAACCAGTGTCCTCAAGATGTTCTCCTTCACCttcagtcagattggtatacaaattcatgtggaacaaataagattcgaacctgggacctttcgatccacattCGGGCGTCttgaccattacaccaccgcttcaaactGCCACTcacaaaaagttatttttacagaGTTTTGCTTGCATATTGTTTAGGAATAAAGATTTAATTGgagtaataaaatgtgtttgctTATTCCCAACTCTGAATCAAGTTGATAAgagaaaaatcataaatattgcTAATAGTTAGTGTTTTCTAAAATACAATCAATTGCAAAGATAATACACAGTTCTACAGGCTTAAAGAAAATAGACTAGAGATAGATAGAATAGAGATTCACTGAAAACTGTTTGAAATAGATACTAATAACAAAATGTCACAATCAGGGTTGGTTTTAGCCTAAACAACAAAGAAACtccagtaaataataatggaaataaaataattttatttcagtggGTGATAAAATCgctgatttaaattaaatagttcCCGATAACAAAAAGAGTGCGTCGCGCAGGCTCTGGGACAATTAGATAAATGTGGAGTCAACCTGCTAACTCCAGTGCACACAAACAGATGCGCATACTcatgtttttttgtatgaaattgtgTATGCACACTTTAAAATTCTATACAAAAAAGTGCATGTGTGTTGATGTGCATTAGCTTTTAATGTGTATGTCTCATATAATGTTTACTAACCTGTAATGATATTGTGACATTGGTGTACAAGTCATCACCTTTCCTTGTGTATTGTGGATGTCTTTCTGTCCTTAACACAATAATGAGGTCCCCAGGTTCTCCATCAACATGTGGTTCACCTTCTCCTCTTAGTCGTGATTTGTGTCCATCTGGGGCACCAACTTCAAcctgaagaaataaaatagagtttattagttatgtaattttttcacgtcatgagttttagaattgttttttgaactgttttttatattgcacATCATGATAGATAATGGCATCCACTTTCATGTTCTGTTCAGTGACATCTCATGACATCCAAGGGAGAACATATGTAAAGAGGTTCTATTTTAGGGCAAGATCACAGCAAAATTATCCtgtttgtaaattgtaaatatattaaaaatattttatgtatatagtatGCTTTACTCAGAGAGTATTTGACCAGAAACAAGTTTGGAGAATATAATGCGGGCAACTATCTAAGTATATTTCGAAAATGTGATATAAGTGAGTATTTTAAGTACAAAATCAggagtattttaaaaatgaatattatataaattaactacaCATAAACTAACTACCACTactataatgatatattattataatttaaataatcacaaattattttgtttattgttaaaattagaaatattgtGAATTCAAATTGCAGATAAGTATAACACTATGCCTTGGTGTATAATTACTtagattaattaatgtataatttccTCAGAGTATCAAAAGGGCCTAACCCTCTTTATACACTGAGGAAATTATAtagaataggtaggtacctcaATTTCCAGAAGTCTCTCCTCATTGACAAATTTCACATTAGGACATTCGTCACATACAGTCTGCTGCATCATCTGGAACCGGCCAGGACCCAAGTTTCTTGTCACCATTTCTTGACGACAGTTACACTTCCTCACCCCTGAGGCAGCTTTAATTACTGGCTTATTGCGTGTTATCTGAAATGCacatagtaaatatatagcaACATCAAATTACAACTGAATATGCAACATTGATCCTCAGGCTCTGAAAAGGTGATTTAATGGGTCTCTGCCAACATAGGGTTACTTGTTAACTAACACCCCAAAAAAGTTGTCAGGTCATAATGGTCCCCGAATGGGAggttaatttacttatttagtgCTTGCACTGGCAtctaaacagaaaataataatagaataaacaaAGATGATTATTTCtccattacaatacaataaaaaactattaaaaacacTTACTTCTATGAAATTCCCATTGTAGAGTTCCTCCAATGACACAGTCAGTTCCATAACGACGTCAGCGCCGCGTGGGGCCTCATGCTGTTGGGGCTCTCCACCAAAGTGGAAGCCAAAGTCACCAAAAAAGCTCGAGAATGGATCGTTGTTATTCATCATACCGTCTTTCTTGAGACAATCTTCGCCGCAACGATCATACAGTTCTCTTTTCTCAGGGTCCGACAGCGCTTCATATGCAGCTCCAAGATCTTGAAACTTTTGTGATGCATTTGGATCATCTTGATTTTTATCAGGATGAAGGGCTTTTGCTAATTTTCTATAAGCTTTTTTGATTTCGTTCGTAGATGCCGAACGAGATACTCCgagtatttgataaaaatcgcGACCGGCTAGTGTAATAACTAAAGcactgataaaataaattaagcacACATAAGCAGCTTTACTGatcattttgatatttttgccTAGGAACTATAGGAGATAAAAAGATTTAACACCTAAAAGAATTAAAACTCTTCATCAGTTCAACACATTTCGTGAATTTGACacttgatttgatttgacaagAGTATGCGTGTGTGCAGACAATTCGTCCCGTTTTGATTGGCCGATTTTGAAACTAATTCCATAACAACTGAAATCCCtagtttatcaataaaaattaaactttatcgtCTTGAAATAACAGGCAAATCTTTCTCGACCACGTTTAAATCATTCAGCCAATCATAAATAGCCTCGTACAACACAGTGTTTCtagcaacaaaaataaaatagagtaTTCATCAACTCAGACCAGACCAATGaccaaagaaaaatactatacCAGACGAGACCTTTGGATGAGACAAAGGCTGGCAATTATCCATTTCGTTCGTTCACTCACTCATTGATGTTTAGAAAGTCATCCTTTGACAGAGAGTGACAATTCAGTTTTGTGTAGTTTTATGAGAATTTCTAATTACTCGAGCTTTGATTTTGCTTTCATTCTATAAAATGGCATCTGTTTTAATTCCTGAAACACCGGCACCAGGATTTTCATTCGAAAACTGCCAACGGTTAGTagttatacttttttaaagtaaagaGGTTTCTGTTTAGGTATTACTTTTAGTTTTAACTGCTCTGTGATTTCTTACAGTAATGCCTTCCTAGCTCAAAAAGGATTTCCAGCTCCCAAAGCCACCAAAACCGGCACAACAATTGTGGGTATTATTTATGCGGATGGGGTTATCTTGGGCGCTGATACTAGAGCGACCGAAAACACCGTAGTGTCCGACAAAAATTGCCAAAAAATCCATTATTTAGCCGGTAACATGTACTGTTGTGGTGCCGGCACTGCTGCAGATACTGAGATGACCACTCAAACCGTGTCGTCGCAGCTGGAGCTGCAGCGGCTTCACACTGGGCGCACTGTGCCGGTGCAGACAGCCGCCACGCTGCTGAAGCGCATGCTATTCCGCTATCAGGGACATATTGGGGCTGCTCTTGTGCTTGGTGGAGTAGATCGAACTGGACCTCATATCTATTGCATTTATCCACATGGCTCTGTGGATAAGCTGCCATATGCGACTATGGGTAAGAATATTTTAGTCATTCTTTTTGTTACATAgtgatattttcatatataatatctatatctattttatgtaggtTCCTTACCTGCCATAATGTGTTATGATGAATGAGGTAAATTAATCCAAATGTATGTGAAAATAGTCACACATAGTGGAATACATTATCATACATCATATATATCATATGCATGATGCACAAAAATTAGAATGAAGCtcactacatacatatatattttttacaaacttaactataatatttcagGTTCTGGATCTTTGGCTGCTATGGCAGTGTTTGAGTCGGGCTGGAAACCCAACATGAGTGAGGAGGAGGGCAAGAAACTTGTCAGGGATGCAATAGCAGCTGGTATCTTCAATGACTTGGGCTCTGGCTCCAATGTAGATTTGTGTGTGATCAGAAGCAGTGGCCCTGCTCAGTATCTCAGAACATACGAAGAAGCCAATGTCAAGGTaaacatgtataaaatattttttccattaaaaaaaatgggaGGCTCTGTCCAGTACTGGAACACCTCAGTAAGCTAAAACTATAGGTACAACATTCTGTTGTCATCAAACATCATAGAATCAAGGTAGTCATTTGGCTGAAGTTGTTCTTGTTAcattcttacatattacaataatatattatagtttgtataccaatcttactcatgtagttttcattgatcatcacttgcttccggtgaaggaaaacattgtgaggaaacctgcacactggttgactagtgtgtatgcgactacctgccactagatggaggtaagtagtcgtaaaagtcacgtcagatgcctttaggcgacttgaataaaatctgacaccagtgttagcaataacacactcaatgattatgataataataaatttcccTTTTGCTTGTCTGTATGAACatgataaacttttaaaactatttacagCATCCATATCCACAATTGTATTTCATATAGGTACCTTTTTCTTGTAGGGCAAGAAACAAGGATCATACAGGTATGCTCCTGGCACTACTGCAGTACTAAAGCAGCGAGTCATTCCACTAGAAGTGGAGTCTGTTGCTGTACACGCAGTACAGAGAGCACAGCCAATGGATGTGGAGGCCTCATCCAGTCGCCGTTGATATATATTCTCTAACTAATGTATTGCtatatttggaaataaaaatatcattttttttatctgtatatttttattataattataaaaaatatattttgtttggacGGAATTTTTATACTGGACTACCATCACCATTCATTCTACACAGAATACTGTCCTTTACTTACATACTAATTTGATATTATCTaacatatgtaaataaatgcattttgaAACATTGAGATTCAAATTGAGTATTAAAATGGTCTACAATTCCTTCTGGCTAGttgttgagtttatttatctatacaaaattatggaatatatatttagaagatAAAGAAAACATCCGtgaataaatacctatattatgatttatgacGAGATAACAATGGCAGTTCAGAAAGGAGATACagaaccatggatttagtaagtacttgtatggagtacctactaattccatggacaGAACATAGAGATTAAATTATCATTTCTTATGAAGTATAAAGTCCCAAGTATCTTTCCACCTGAGATTAATGAGGTCATTTTCAGTCATGTCAACGTTTCCATAATTCAGAACGCTGAACTTCTTAAAAGTAAGTACAACATACGCCAGCCATATTactacacataaaataaatacagggACTAATTTGAGTGTTTTCTCTCTTAAATGCAAGAGGTTGTAAATATGATCTATGACGAACGCCAAGAGAAGTATTTTGAAGACGTAAGCCGGTAAGTAGTGGTGTAGGAAGAGGGTGCGATCCATGAAGAAATAGGGGAGGTAATGGAGCCAGTATCCGAGGAAGAGGACATGTCCGGCGTCGTAGAATTTTTCTTCGATACGGGGGGGGAGGTCCTGGCAgcggcggcgccggcgcagcGCGTACAGCGCCAGCAGCGCGCCGAACTGCAGCAGCGACAGCGACCCCGCGTACCACGTTACCAGGTTGCCGATCAGGTGTATCTGGGCCTGAGGGCCGAACAATGTGGATGTTCATAAACTGGATATTGCTGCTACATTGGTATGTTAAAAgaagtgttattattttatcgtgCTGGTAGATAAGTTTGCTACCTAAAACacatagtaattaatttaatgagtATAGgagaataattaattaagttaatcAGGTATCAATCTGACTGAATATACTTGCGCATTCTGAGAGCTAATATTTAGAACGTTGAACAAATTGAACGAATGTTGTCCTTAACTCTCATTCTATCCCTATCTAGTCTTCGCGAGATAAAACTAATGACAAATAGGCCGCGTGCGATAGGCAACAGCATCTTTTTGTGTACACAGTAGCACTAACATTAGAGTGAGGCGCGAGCCAGTAAGCTATCGAGCGCTGCAGCAGCGGCCAGTCGGCGGGCTCACTCGCGAACATGTGTCCGCTGGGCGCGTCGGCCGCGTGCGCCAGCAGCTTGTGCTGCAGCTCCACGAACTTCTCCCAGAACGACAGCTGCGTCGCCGCTGTGGGGATCATCTCGGCCGAGACCAACTCGCGCTCTCGCTCTTTTCTGTCTTCcgctgaaaaaaatattgattacaaTTACAGGATATTCTTCACTTCACAGTGGGAAatgttgtatgtattatacaatctctctctctcctaAAGAAATATTCCAGTGACAAACTGCATCGACagtggaaaatttcaattatttgttTGAACTACTAATCCAATTCGAAATGTCGTGGTCGAAATACCGTGGAGCACGTCAAATACTAACATATAGTCACTATTAATCTTGttctttgcaaaaaatataggtgTAAAAAGGTGTTATTTCATATACCTACCTTTCGTATACCGATGTTCCTCGACGTTCCAAATCGTGTCTTGATGTGTGAGCACCTTGTCAGCAACGACCTCGTGCTGGTGGAAGCCCCAGGCCGGCAGCTGGCGGCCGCTGTAGCGCAGCGCGGAGCCCGACTGCACGTGCACCAGTCGCACCAGCGAACGGATGCTGTCCCACGTCGCATCATCGTTGTCTCGGTTCACAATCTCCACCCGCCAGAGGATCTGAGCCGGCATTGACACGTTGTAGTCGATGTAGCAAGATACCTCCTGGAAATATGTTCAAATATGACgatataaaattctaaaacaattttaatatgagAATTCTATCAAAATCTTGTAATCTGAATAGCTATACAAACTACTAAGCTTATTTAGGAACTGATTCACATCGCGCGTGTGACATCCCTATTTGCAAATGTTAGGAATAGCAATAATGACTAAGAAGAAATTAGATACCTGTGATTGCGGGGACACAGGTGAGGCGACGTCATGTGAGTTGAGGGCTCGGCTGGTGATGCCGTGCAGGAGCTGCACCACATCGCCGTGCCGGATGGCGTCGGGCGGCCGCGCCACCGCCAGCGACGCCTGCTCCGGACGCTTCACTATCCACCAGTTATTCACGTCCTTGCAATCAACATTTTTACTTCAATCAGGCTGGCAAGGTCGCCATGTAACAGATGTAGCGTACTTTTATCGtactttattacatttacatgTTATATCTACTTTTTTAAACTAGTCTTACACTTCAGTATGTTATTCTGCTCTAGAATCGGAACCACAGAAGTCAAACTAGATTGAGTTCTGTGATCGGTGGGccgcactaacccctctgAACACTCCGATATCTTACAAAGCGACAAGGAGGTCAGGCCGGTTGAAAAACCAAATAcgtatcttttaaaaaaattaaactagaaataaaaatcaggtTTTGGTAAACTATTACTAGAGAATATATGTGTTGTAGTGTATTACTAAaggcccgtcccggtttcgttgaagtaaaaccataattaattatacacctaaaccttccttaggaatcacactatctaatggggaaaatcgtacaaaaattCGTTTAgtacttttttagtttatcgcgttcata
Coding sequences within:
- the shv gene encoding dnaJ homolog shv, giving the protein MISKAAYVCLIYFISALVITLAGRDFYQILGVSRSASTNEIKKAYRKLAKALHPDKNQDDPNASQKFQDLGAAYEALSDPEKRELYDRCGEDCLKKDGMMNNNDPFSSFFGDFGFHFGGEPQQHEAPRGADVVMELTVSLEELYNGNFIEITRNKPVIKAASGVRKCNCRQEMVTRNLGPGRFQMMQQTVCDECPNVKFVNEERLLEIEVEVGAPDGHKSRLRGEGEPHVDGEPGDLIIVLRTERHPQYTRKGDDLYTNVTISLQDALTGFTLELQHLDGHTVAVSRDKVTWAGARVRKKGEGMPNFENNNLHGNLYVTFDIDFPKQDFTDEEKEALRKILKQAPNNKIYNGL
- the LOC128669310 gene encoding proteasome subunit beta type-7; the protein is MASVLIPETPAPGFSFENCQRNAFLAQKGFPAPKATKTGTTIVGIIYADGVILGADTRATENTVVSDKNCQKIHYLAGNMYCCGAGTAADTEMTTQTVSSQLELQRLHTGRTVPVQTAATLLKRMLFRYQGHIGAALVLGGVDRTGPHIYCIYPHGSVDKLPYATMGSGSLAAMAVFESGWKPNMSEEEGKKLVRDAIAAGIFNDLGSGSNVDLCVIRSSGPAQYLRTYEEANVKGKKQGSYRYAPGTTAVLKQRVIPLEVESVAVHAVQRAQPMDVEASSSRR